One part of the Geoalkalibacter sp. genome encodes these proteins:
- a CDS encoding AI-2E family transporter, producing MKIISNWFRRQLSDQQVVILLALLVAGLVVVLLFGHMLVPFFASLVIAYLLEAPVRSMGRLGVPRLAAVILVFSLFLTLLFIGFFWLVPLLIKQVTQLIQQLPVMISEAQTALMTLPERYPRLISENQLHEIATTLRAEVVRQAQKLLSVSMSSVLGLVTLLVYLVLMPILVFFFLKDKERILQWLQSFLPQERTLARTVWREVNGQIGNYIRGKILEIFIVWIVTGTTFWLLDINYAMLLGFLVGISVLIPYVGAAVVTLPVALVAYFQWGLNQQFFYVLIAYAIIQLLDGNLLAPLLLSEAVNLHPVAIIAAILVFGGIWGFWGVFFAIPLATLINAILNAWPREALPN from the coding sequence ATGAAAATCATCTCCAACTGGTTCCGTCGTCAGCTCTCCGATCAGCAGGTCGTGATTCTCCTGGCTCTGTTGGTGGCGGGCCTGGTCGTCGTGCTGCTCTTCGGCCACATGCTGGTGCCTTTCTTCGCCAGCCTGGTCATCGCCTACCTGCTTGAGGCGCCGGTGCGCTCCATGGGACGCCTGGGAGTCCCGCGCCTGGCCGCGGTGATCCTGGTGTTTTCGTTGTTTCTCACCCTGCTCTTCATCGGCTTTTTCTGGCTGGTGCCGCTGTTGATCAAGCAGGTCACGCAGCTCATCCAGCAATTGCCGGTCATGATCAGTGAAGCCCAGACGGCGCTCATGACCCTGCCGGAGCGCTACCCGCGCCTGATCTCCGAAAACCAGCTCCATGAAATCGCCACCACCTTGCGCGCCGAGGTGGTGCGCCAGGCGCAGAAGCTGCTCAGCGTGTCCATGAGCTCGGTGCTGGGCCTGGTCACCCTGCTGGTCTATCTGGTGCTCATGCCGATCCTGGTGTTTTTCTTTCTCAAGGACAAGGAACGCATTCTGCAATGGCTGCAGAGCTTCCTGCCCCAGGAGCGCACCCTGGCGCGCACCGTCTGGCGCGAGGTCAACGGCCAGATCGGCAACTACATTCGCGGCAAGATCCTCGAAATCTTCATCGTCTGGATCGTGACGGGCACCACCTTCTGGCTGCTCGACATCAATTACGCCATGCTGCTGGGTTTTCTCGTCGGCATTTCGGTCCTGATTCCCTACGTCGGCGCGGCGGTGGTCACCCTGCCCGTGGCGCTGGTCGCCTATTTTCAGTGGGGTCTCAACCAGCAGTTTTTCTATGTCCTCATCGCCTACGCCATCATCCAGTTGCTCGACGGCAATCTGCTGGCGCCGTTGCTGCTTTCCGAAGCGGTCAACCTGCATCCCGTCGCCATCATCGCCGCGATCCTCGTCTTCGGCGGCATCTGGGGTTTTTGGGGCGTGTTTTTCGCCATTCCCCTGGCCACGCTGATCAACGCCATCCTCAATGCCTGGCCACGCGAAGCCTTACCTAATTAG
- a CDS encoding YkgJ family cysteine cluster protein produces MWRPLWEKLRRDQELFDRHCEGLLADLAGRGVPVHCRRGCRDCCTLSVSATLSEALLVARSLKPEQADAVRAHARRLVEIACGARDFKAYLRTSRAQLGLCPLLDEKGCCGIYPRRPFACRALLSTRDSAWCAVDFSSLHPAEKQAFMSGLDQTVVAFPTHYVAAAQDLGRLLEERAAAAMAERFGFSLRGNLSFLIFLEQQIGLSDLVPQGLDATRRALVEAGLDLPFVVHVDPLDT; encoded by the coding sequence ATGTGGCGACCGTTGTGGGAAAAACTGCGCCGGGATCAGGAGCTCTTTGACCGGCATTGCGAGGGTTTGCTGGCGGATCTCGCCGGACGCGGCGTGCCCGTGCATTGCCGGCGCGGCTGCCGCGATTGCTGTACCCTGAGCGTCAGCGCCACCCTGAGCGAAGCGCTGCTCGTCGCCCGAAGCCTCAAGCCCGAGCAGGCGGACGCGGTCCGCGCCCATGCGCGGCGGCTCGTGGAGATTGCTTGCGGCGCGCGCGATTTCAAGGCCTATCTGCGCACTTCTCGAGCGCAGCTTGGCCTTTGCCCGCTGCTGGACGAAAAAGGCTGCTGCGGCATCTACCCCCGGCGACCCTTTGCCTGTCGCGCCCTGCTCTCCACCCGCGACAGCGCCTGGTGCGCGGTGGATTTCAGCAGTCTGCACCCCGCCGAGAAACAAGCCTTCATGAGCGGGCTCGACCAGACGGTCGTGGCCTTTCCCACCCATTATGTCGCCGCCGCCCAGGATCTGGGTCGTCTGCTGGAGGAGCGCGCCGCCGCCGCCATGGCCGAGCGATTCGGGTTCTCTCTACGCGGCAACCTGTCTTTCCTGATCTTTCTTGAGCAGCAGATCGGTCTGAGCGACCTCGTACCCCAGGGCCTTGACGCGACCCGCCGGGCCCTGGTCGAGGCCGGTCTGGATCTGCCGTTCGTGGTTCACGTCGATCCGCTGGACACCTAG
- a CDS encoding sigma-54 interaction domain-containing protein, which produces MTAASPEIFRSIVYEMQEGVIFLDPLDCIQIINPAAERIRKVRADRILGQHVCNLHPPSSHKRILELLESLKQGMVSSRNRVVSAQGRFFDNSYSAVRAPDGAYLGTLLISRDITENKTLSEENQRLRRYLSQPRESDSFIAQSPAIKAALDMVEVVATLDSTVLLTGESGTGKEHFVDILHALSPRRGAPLVKINCAALPENLIESELFGHRRGAFTGAVADQPGKFSQADGGTLFLDEIGELPLSSQAKLLRVLQEKSVQSVGAQKELRVDVRIIAATNRKLAEEVMAGRFREDLYYRLNVINIAIPPLRERREDILPLAEYFLTQFARRMERPLPRLSPQAREHLQRHPWPGNVRQLKHAMERAVALSKGEIILPDDLPEDLIGDRSVPSPGPAFHPGQSLRGAVEHFEREYLRRALEYHQGRRLETAKALGISRKNLWEKLQRLGLEDL; this is translated from the coding sequence GTGACTGCGGCGTCACCGGAAATATTCCGATCCATCGTCTACGAAATGCAGGAGGGCGTGATTTTTCTCGACCCCCTGGATTGCATTCAGATCATCAACCCCGCCGCGGAGCGCATTCGCAAGGTCCGCGCGGATCGAATCCTCGGTCAGCATGTCTGCAACCTTCACCCGCCGTCCTCGCACAAGCGCATTCTCGAGTTGCTCGAAAGCCTCAAGCAGGGCATGGTGTCGTCGCGCAATCGCGTGGTCAGCGCCCAGGGGCGTTTTTTCGACAACTCCTATTCGGCGGTGCGCGCACCGGACGGCGCTTATCTCGGCACCTTGCTCATCAGTCGCGATATCACGGAAAATAAAACCCTCTCCGAGGAAAACCAGCGCTTGCGGCGTTATCTCAGCCAGCCCCGCGAGTCGGATTCCTTCATCGCGCAAAGCCCGGCCATCAAGGCCGCCCTGGATATGGTCGAGGTGGTGGCGACCCTGGATTCCACCGTGCTGCTGACGGGAGAAAGCGGCACCGGCAAGGAGCATTTCGTCGACATTCTTCATGCCCTGAGCCCCAGGCGCGGTGCTCCCCTGGTCAAGATCAACTGCGCGGCCCTGCCGGAAAATCTCATCGAGTCCGAACTCTTCGGCCATCGCAGGGGCGCCTTCACCGGTGCCGTGGCGGATCAGCCCGGTAAATTCAGCCAGGCCGACGGCGGCACCCTGTTTCTCGACGAGATCGGTGAACTGCCCTTGTCCAGTCAGGCCAAGCTGCTGCGCGTGTTGCAGGAAAAATCCGTGCAGTCGGTGGGCGCCCAAAAAGAGTTGCGCGTCGATGTGCGCATCATTGCCGCCACCAACCGCAAGCTGGCCGAGGAAGTCATGGCCGGCCGCTTCCGCGAAGACCTCTATTACCGCCTCAACGTCATCAATATCGCCATCCCGCCCCTGCGCGAACGGCGCGAGGACATTCTGCCCCTGGCCGAATATTTTCTCACGCAATTCGCCCGCCGGATGGAACGGCCCCTGCCGAGACTTTCGCCCCAGGCGCGCGAGCATCTTCAGCGCCACCCCTGGCCGGGCAACGTGCGCCAGCTCAAGCACGCCATGGAACGGGCGGTGGCCCTGAGCAAGGGGGAGATCATCCTGCCGGATGATCTCCCCGAGGATCTGATCGGCGACCGCTCTGTCCCGAGTCCTGGCCCCGCCTTTCATCCCGGCCAGTCCCTGCGCGGCGCCGTGGAGCATTTTGAGCGCGAATACCTGCGGCGCGCCCTGGAATACCATCAGGGACGGCGGCTGGAAACCGCCAAGGCCTTGGGCATCTCCAGAAAGAATCTTTGGGAAAAATTACAGCGTCTGGGATTGGAGGACCTTTAA
- a CDS encoding MogA/MoaB family molybdenum cofactor biosynthesis protein, whose translation MNAQRFSIGILTLSDKGARGEREDESGRVLAEMVAALGEVRRYEVIADEEELIVKRLVDWCDAEKLDLILTTGGTGLTPRDVTPQATARVLDYEVPGMAEAMRAASLVKTPHAMLSRALAGVRRRTLIVNLPGSPKGVRENLEVVLPALPHALAKLKGDPSDCAR comes from the coding sequence ATGAACGCGCAACGATTTTCCATCGGCATTCTGACCCTGTCGGACAAGGGGGCGCGCGGCGAGCGCGAGGATGAAAGCGGCCGCGTCCTTGCCGAAATGGTCGCCGCTTTGGGCGAGGTGCGCCGTTACGAGGTCATCGCCGACGAGGAGGAGCTCATCGTCAAAAGGCTCGTTGACTGGTGCGACGCCGAAAAACTCGATCTGATCCTCACCACCGGCGGCACCGGCCTCACGCCCCGCGATGTGACGCCCCAGGCCACCGCTCGGGTGCTGGATTACGAGGTGCCGGGCATGGCCGAAGCCATGCGCGCCGCGAGCCTGGTCAAGACTCCTCATGCGATGCTTTCCCGCGCTCTGGCCGGAGTGCGTCGGCGCACCCTGATCGTCAATCTGCCCGGAAGCCCCAAGGGGGTGCGGGAAAATCTCGAGGTCGTGCTGCCGGCCTTGCCCCATGCCCTGGCCAAGCTCAAGGGCGATCCCTCCGACTGCGCGCGCTGA
- a CDS encoding DUF502 domain-containing protein: protein MKKGSPSAAEEHKAGWGRRIGHHLKAKMVAGLLVVIPVGVTIFILRFLFNLADGVLAPYIHRAAVFLFGEQGRYIPGLGMFAGVLVIYLTGLVASNVLGRRLVDTWDRVLSRIPLVKSIYTSSKQLISVLSPGARESFRRAVYVEFPKEDTFSIAFITNAVPSASGKTYYTVFIPTSPNPTSGYVLILEEHKVYPTEYSVEEAMKVIMSGGIVVPREIVAQKLQ from the coding sequence ATGAAGAAAGGATCTCCATCTGCGGCCGAGGAGCACAAGGCGGGATGGGGCCGCCGCATCGGCCATCATCTCAAGGCCAAGATGGTGGCCGGTTTGCTGGTGGTGATTCCCGTCGGGGTCACCATTTTCATTCTGCGCTTTCTTTTCAATCTCGCCGACGGCGTGCTCGCGCCTTACATCCATCGCGCCGCCGTGTTCCTGTTCGGCGAGCAGGGACGCTATATCCCCGGCCTGGGCATGTTTGCCGGGGTTCTCGTCATCTATCTCACCGGCCTGGTGGCTTCCAACGTGCTGGGACGACGGCTGGTGGATACCTGGGATCGGGTTCTGTCGCGCATTCCCCTGGTCAAATCCATCTATACCTCCTCCAAGCAGCTCATCTCGGTCTTGTCTCCCGGCGCGCGCGAATCCTTCCGGCGGGCCGTTTATGTGGAATTTCCCAAGGAGGACACCTTCTCCATTGCCTTTATCACCAACGCCGTGCCGAGCGCCTCGGGAAAAACCTATTACACGGTGTTCATCCCCACCTCGCCCAACCCGACGTCCGGCTATGTCCTGATTCTTGAGGAGCACAAGGTGTACCCGACGGAATACTCCGTCGAGGAAGCCATGAAGGTCATCATGAGCGGCGGCATCGTCGTGCCGCGCGAGATCGTCGCCCAGAAGCTACAGTAG
- a CDS encoding putative bifunctional diguanylate cyclase/phosphodiesterase — MSSFPKSVRSQEPGPARRKGSRSRRFLILGLAGLWTLLLVWGLFWNLERLRENTLALATAQARTFADHVLVYRHWNAKHGGIYVEVSDSTPPNPYLADLPERDLRTPSGRQLTMVNPAYMMREIFSLEKQMYGLSGRITALHPLNPDNVPDSWEMSALLALVEGSSEVSDVVQVGDREILRLMRPLLMEAECLFCHAHHGYGLGEIRGGLSTQVDLQPWWAIGRAHRWGLGGGALLLWLLGLAALGAGERQLRRQENRRLRLEENLRYLEHFDSLTGLANQSQFFGKLDLFLKQRRAPEDLVAVVLLDLEDFRRINNALGRSQGDQLLRIGAQRLRVGVGEFGWVFYFGNGVFALLLPFVQQADEAGSIAYRALAELERPCLVDQGDVHLSAHCGLALAPRDGITAADVLRHAEIALHAAKAGQGERVRFFNRDLGFQAVERVQLEVDLRKALERDELFVLYQPQIEAESGAVKGAEALVRWRHPTRGILGPDRFIALAETSGLIVPLGEWVLWAVCRQIRRWREQNLEVPPIAVNLAAAQFRQGNLASLLARILEETGIAASCLSLEVTESALMYDLEQARSILGQLRSMGLHLAVDDFGTGYSSLSYLKNFPLDCLKIDRAFVRDLPGDAGSAAIVTAVVALGRSLGLLTLAEGVDAPAQYEFLRQAGCTRFQGFLFSEPLSAAEFIRRLHSRDARRIVYN, encoded by the coding sequence ATGTCTTCGTTCCCGAAATCCGTTCGTTCCCAGGAACCAGGCCCGGCGCGGCGCAAGGGATCGAGGTCCAGACGTTTTCTGATTCTGGGCCTGGCCGGCCTGTGGACGTTGCTGCTGGTCTGGGGACTTTTCTGGAATCTCGAAAGACTGCGCGAAAACACCCTGGCCCTGGCCACCGCCCAGGCGCGAACCTTTGCCGACCATGTGCTGGTCTACCGTCATTGGAACGCCAAGCATGGCGGCATCTACGTCGAGGTTTCCGACTCCACCCCGCCCAACCCCTACCTGGCCGATTTGCCCGAGCGCGATCTGCGCACCCCGTCCGGGCGTCAACTGACCATGGTCAATCCCGCCTACATGATGCGCGAGATTTTTTCCCTCGAAAAGCAGATGTACGGCTTGAGCGGGCGGATCACCGCCTTGCATCCCCTCAACCCCGACAATGTCCCCGATAGCTGGGAGATGAGCGCCTTGCTGGCCCTGGTCGAAGGTTCCTCCGAGGTCAGCGACGTCGTGCAGGTGGGCGATAGGGAAATTTTGCGCCTCATGCGGCCTTTGCTGATGGAGGCGGAATGTCTTTTCTGCCATGCCCACCACGGCTATGGGCTCGGTGAGATACGCGGCGGGCTCAGCACCCAGGTGGATCTGCAACCTTGGTGGGCGATCGGCCGCGCTCATCGCTGGGGCCTGGGGGGTGGCGCCCTGTTGCTGTGGCTGTTGGGTCTGGCCGCCCTCGGCGCCGGCGAGAGGCAGTTGCGCCGCCAGGAAAACCGGCGATTGCGGCTCGAGGAAAATCTGCGTTATCTGGAGCATTTCGACAGTCTGACCGGTCTTGCCAATCAGTCCCAGTTTTTCGGCAAACTCGATCTGTTTCTCAAGCAGCGCCGTGCGCCCGAGGATCTGGTGGCCGTCGTCCTGCTCGATCTGGAGGATTTTCGCCGCATCAACAACGCCCTGGGGCGCTCCCAGGGCGATCAGCTGCTGCGGATCGGAGCCCAACGCCTGAGGGTCGGCGTCGGTGAATTCGGCTGGGTTTTCTATTTCGGCAACGGCGTGTTTGCGCTGTTGTTGCCTTTCGTGCAACAGGCCGATGAGGCCGGAAGTATCGCCTATCGCGCCTTGGCTGAGCTTGAACGCCCCTGCCTGGTCGATCAGGGGGATGTTCACCTGAGCGCCCATTGCGGCCTTGCCCTGGCGCCGCGCGACGGCATCACCGCGGCGGATGTGCTGCGCCATGCCGAAATCGCCCTGCACGCCGCAAAGGCCGGGCAGGGCGAGCGGGTGCGGTTTTTCAATCGTGATTTGGGCTTTCAGGCCGTGGAACGGGTGCAGCTCGAAGTCGATTTGCGCAAGGCGCTGGAGCGCGATGAGCTGTTTGTTCTTTATCAGCCGCAGATCGAGGCAGAAAGCGGCGCGGTCAAGGGCGCCGAGGCTCTGGTGCGCTGGCGGCATCCCACGCGGGGCATCCTTGGGCCAGATCGCTTTATCGCCCTGGCTGAAACCTCCGGGCTGATCGTGCCCCTTGGCGAATGGGTGCTGTGGGCCGTTTGCCGTCAGATACGCCGGTGGCGGGAGCAAAACCTCGAGGTGCCGCCCATCGCGGTCAATCTTGCCGCCGCGCAGTTTCGGCAGGGCAATCTTGCGTCTCTGCTGGCCAGGATTCTTGAGGAAACAGGGATCGCCGCGTCTTGCCTGTCCCTCGAAGTCACGGAGAGCGCGCTGATGTATGACCTTGAGCAGGCCAGAAGCATCCTGGGCCAGCTGCGTAGCATGGGGCTGCATCTCGCCGTGGACGATTTCGGCACCGGCTATTCTTCCCTCAGTTACCTGAAAAACTTCCCCCTGGATTGTCTCAAGATCGATCGCGCCTTTGTGCGCGATCTGCCCGGCGATGCCGGCAGCGCCGCCATTGTCACCGCCGTTGTGGCGCTCGGCCGCAGCCTAGGTCTACTCACCCTCGCCGAGGGGGTGGATGCGCCCGCGCAGTATGAATTTCTCCGCCAGGCCGGTTGCACGCGTTTTCAGGGCTTTTTGTTCAGCGAGCCCCTCTCGGCCGCTGAATTCATTCGGCGTCTGCATTCACGGGACGCGCGGCGGATTGTGTATAATTAA
- a CDS encoding Cache 3/Cache 2 fusion domain-containing protein gives MRIGIRITSMAILPILVTALVAAGVALTQKQALQKFFAQEIDRQARSEAQKIAQDVYLMCRAAQEALQITINSNLRVAEYVLGQEGQVSFSAESVTWSAMNQYTQEVRRVALPRMLVGGRWLGQIDAPHVRAPVIDQVSDLVGGTVTLFQRMNKEGDMLRVATNVIDTEGRRAIGTYLPARMPDGRPDPVVAALLQGKTFQGRAFVVNAWHITAYEPIWNSQGTEVVGALYVGVKQESLESLRRGIMDIIVGKTGYVYVLGGKGNQRGTYIISQGGRRDGENLWEEVDAAGHHFIQEIVGKALEMEETARGAKIPVTFVSYPWQNPGEDRPRNKVVAISYFEPWDWVIGAGYYESDLKDSQLRLRGAMNRMGYWTGLTALMMMLLAVPAGHFVASGIRNRIDSVLTSVEEVLIVTDPHGRIVLLSKPAEELLGLSLKRVSGEVFDRVIPFPNLREAMVAALNQGKSGLRFDFELSNGAGARRIMEGRTSLIQTRVGGAAGMIFIIHDVTDERTMDRMKSEFICTAAHELSTPLASIIGYSELLLNEKELPAETAQEALAYINKKSWALSRIVNDLLDLSRIELGREIPIEKEPVDIHELLRDAEIFGRNLTQKHHFELALPEEPAILALDRGKIEQALENIISNAIKYAPGGGIIRISGRRESDGYLIEISDQGIGMTPEQSARIFDRFYRADNSTTAVDGTGLGMSIVKHVIEGHGGQVWVKSRLGKGTQVYVKLPWQEQESGRS, from the coding sequence GTGAGGATCGGGATCCGCATCACCAGCATGGCCATTCTGCCGATTTTGGTGACCGCCCTGGTGGCCGCCGGGGTCGCCCTGACCCAGAAGCAGGCCCTGCAAAAATTCTTCGCCCAGGAGATCGACCGGCAGGCGCGCAGCGAGGCGCAGAAAATCGCGCAGGATGTCTACCTCATGTGCCGAGCCGCCCAGGAAGCCCTGCAAATCACCATCAACAGCAATCTGCGCGTGGCCGAATACGTCCTCGGTCAAGAGGGTCAGGTGAGCTTTTCCGCGGAATCCGTCACCTGGAGCGCCATGAACCAATACACCCAGGAAGTTCGCCGGGTGGCGTTGCCGCGCATGCTGGTGGGCGGCCGGTGGCTCGGGCAGATCGATGCGCCCCATGTCCGCGCGCCCGTCATCGATCAGGTCAGCGACCTGGTCGGCGGGACCGTGACGCTTTTTCAGCGCATGAACAAGGAAGGCGACATGCTGCGCGTGGCGACCAACGTCATCGACACCGAGGGGCGGCGCGCCATCGGCACCTACCTTCCCGCCAGAATGCCCGACGGCCGTCCCGATCCGGTGGTCGCGGCCCTGTTGCAGGGCAAGACCTTCCAGGGCCGCGCCTTCGTGGTCAACGCCTGGCATATCACCGCCTATGAGCCGATCTGGAACAGCCAGGGCACCGAGGTGGTCGGCGCCCTCTACGTCGGGGTGAAGCAGGAGAGCCTGGAGAGCCTGCGCCGCGGCATCATGGACATCATCGTCGGCAAGACGGGCTATGTCTACGTATTGGGGGGCAAGGGCAATCAGCGCGGGACCTACATCATTTCCCAGGGCGGGCGCCGCGACGGCGAAAACCTCTGGGAGGAGGTCGATGCCGCTGGGCATCATTTCATTCAGGAGATCGTCGGAAAAGCCCTGGAGATGGAAGAAACCGCGCGAGGCGCCAAGATCCCGGTCACCTTCGTGAGCTACCCCTGGCAAAATCCCGGCGAGGACAGGCCGCGCAACAAGGTGGTGGCGATCTCCTATTTCGAACCCTGGGACTGGGTCATCGGCGCCGGTTACTACGAAAGCGATCTCAAGGACAGCCAGCTGCGCCTGCGCGGCGCCATGAACCGCATGGGCTACTGGACGGGACTCACGGCGCTCATGATGATGCTGCTCGCGGTGCCGGCCGGTCACTTCGTCGCCAGCGGCATCCGTAACCGCATCGACAGCGTGCTGACCTCCGTCGAGGAAGTCCTCATCGTCACCGATCCCCATGGGCGCATCGTGCTCTTGAGCAAACCCGCCGAGGAACTTCTTGGATTGTCGCTGAAACGGGTGAGCGGCGAGGTGTTCGATCGGGTCATTCCCTTCCCCAACCTGCGCGAAGCCATGGTTGCCGCCCTCAATCAGGGCAAAAGCGGGCTGCGCTTCGACTTCGAACTGAGTAACGGCGCCGGGGCGCGCCGCATCATGGAGGGCCGCACCTCCCTCATCCAGACCCGCGTGGGAGGTGCCGCCGGGATGATCTTCATCATCCACGACGTGACCGATGAGCGCACCATGGACCGCATGAAGAGCGAGTTCATCTGCACCGCGGCCCATGAACTGAGCACGCCCCTGGCATCCATCATCGGCTATTCGGAACTGCTGCTCAACGAAAAGGAACTGCCCGCGGAAACCGCCCAGGAGGCCCTGGCCTACATCAACAAAAAATCCTGGGCGCTCTCACGCATCGTCAACGACCTGCTCGATCTGAGCCGCATCGAACTCGGCCGTGAAATCCCCATCGAAAAAGAGCCGGTGGACATTCATGAACTGCTGCGCGATGCCGAAATTTTCGGCCGAAATCTCACGCAAAAGCACCATTTCGAACTCGCTCTGCCCGAGGAACCGGCGATTTTGGCCCTCGATCGCGGCAAAATCGAACAGGCCCTGGAAAACATCATCAGCAACGCCATCAAGTACGCGCCCGGCGGCGGAATCATCCGCATCAGCGGGCGGCGCGAAAGCGACGGCTATCTCATCGAAATCAGCGATCAGGGCATCGGCATGACGCCGGAACAGAGCGCGCGCATCTTCGATCGCTTCTACCGCGCCGACAACTCCACCACCGCCGTGGACGGCACAGGCCTGGGCATGAGCATCGTCAAGCACGTGATCGAAGGCCACGGGGGACAGGTATGGGTCAAGAGCCGCCTGGGCAAGGGCACCCAGGTGTACGTGAAACTGCCCTGGCAGGAGCAGGAAAGCGGGCGGAGCTGA
- a CDS encoding M24 family metallopeptidase translates to MRITPLAELERRFQALQQQMSVVGLDAVLVLQNADLFYFTGSIQQGVLYVPSSGEPIYMVRKDYTRARMECGLKELVPFRSPKDIPGILADFNRRLPKQIGYELDVLPAATFERLHKVFGAAEAKDASHLIRTVRAVKSDYEIEIMKDAALMVDRVCQRAKEVIRVGMTDLELAAELEFTARKLGHQGITRMRGFNSELFYGHIFSGADSAAPAFLDAPLGGIGVNPSIGQGASYKRIEANQPIIVDFAGAFDGYLVDQTRVFCVGGLPEPLAKAYEDMIAIERRLKELARPGAVWGELYEACCALAAELGHKEHFMGAPGAQVSFIGHGIGVEIDEYPFIARGFKDQVLEENMTFAFEPKVVYPGLGAVGVENTFWVAADGLKHLTFTSEELVVL, encoded by the coding sequence ATGCGCATCACCCCCCTCGCCGAACTTGAGCGTCGTTTTCAGGCCCTGCAGCAGCAGATGAGCGTCGTCGGCCTTGATGCCGTGCTGGTGCTGCAAAATGCCGACCTCTTCTATTTCACCGGATCCATCCAGCAGGGCGTGCTCTATGTGCCCTCCTCCGGCGAACCCATCTACATGGTGCGCAAGGACTATACGCGGGCGCGCATGGAGTGCGGCCTCAAGGAACTGGTGCCGTTTCGCAGTCCCAAGGACATCCCCGGCATCCTCGCCGATTTCAACCGCCGGCTGCCCAAGCAGATCGGCTATGAACTCGATGTCCTGCCGGCGGCAACCTTCGAGCGTTTGCACAAGGTGTTCGGCGCGGCCGAGGCGAAGGATGCCAGCCACCTCATCCGTACCGTGCGCGCCGTTAAGTCCGATTACGAAATCGAGATCATGAAGGATGCCGCGCTGATGGTCGACCGGGTCTGCCAACGGGCGAAAGAGGTCATCCGTGTTGGCATGACCGACCTCGAACTGGCCGCCGAACTGGAATTCACGGCCCGCAAACTCGGCCACCAGGGCATCACGCGCATGCGCGGTTTCAACTCCGAGCTGTTTTACGGGCACATCTTCTCCGGGGCCGACAGTGCCGCGCCGGCCTTTCTCGATGCGCCCCTCGGCGGCATCGGCGTCAATCCCAGCATCGGCCAGGGGGCGAGCTACAAGCGCATCGAAGCCAATCAGCCCATCATCGTTGATTTCGCCGGTGCCTTTGACGGTTATCTGGTCGATCAGACCCGGGTTTTTTGTGTCGGCGGATTGCCCGAGCCGCTCGCCAAGGCTTACGAGGACATGATCGCCATCGAGCGGCGCTTAAAAGAGCTGGCGCGGCCCGGCGCGGTCTGGGGCGAACTCTACGAGGCCTGCTGCGCCCTCGCTGCGGAGTTGGGTCACAAGGAGCACTTCATGGGGGCGCCCGGCGCTCAGGTGTCCTTCATCGGGCACGGCATCGGCGTGGAAATCGACGAGTATCCTTTCATCGCCCGTGGCTTCAAGGACCAGGTGCTGGAAGAAAACATGACCTTCGCCTTCGAGCCCAAGGTGGTTTATCCGGGCCTTGGCGCGGTGGGGGTGGAAAACACCTTCTGGGTGGCCGCCGACGGCCTCAAGCACCTGACCTTTACCAGCGAGGAGTTGGTGGTTCTCTAG
- a CDS encoding PilZ domain-containing protein gives MPKKILLAAADDDLLCWPEGFFHREEFTLLRARDAHRALLLVEQEEPALAVVGLDLAPTGGVALCRQIKKDFLLRPTRLVLLVPRGEEDRESCRASGADAILTLPVDGMLLHDTCRRLLNLPDPGRLARRAALRIPLRYRRLPSGEYECGSTVNLSTGGLFLEAEVLYPRDSLLELVLDLSPCGGPLLKAQGRVAWVNHPEWVNKPLFPFGMGLELIDLPLGELELLEVLVSRRIDEESV, from the coding sequence ATGCCGAAAAAAATCCTCCTCGCCGCTGCCGACGACGACTTGCTTTGCTGGCCCGAGGGGTTCTTTCATCGCGAGGAGTTTACGCTGCTGCGGGCTCGGGACGCGCACCGGGCCCTGCTCCTCGTGGAGCAGGAGGAACCCGCCCTGGCTGTGGTCGGACTCGATCTTGCGCCCACGGGAGGCGTCGCTCTCTGCCGCCAAATCAAAAAGGATTTTCTGCTGCGCCCGACCCGTCTGGTGCTTCTGGTTCCACGCGGCGAGGAGGATCGCGAATCGTGCCGCGCCAGCGGCGCCGATGCCATCCTGACTCTGCCCGTGGACGGCATGCTGCTGCACGACACCTGTCGACGCCTGCTCAACCTGCCTGATCCCGGCCGGCTGGCGCGCCGCGCCGCCCTGCGGATTCCCCTGCGCTACCGTCGGTTGCCTTCCGGCGAATACGAGTGCGGCAGCACGGTCAATCTCAGCACCGGCGGTTTGTTTCTCGAAGCCGAAGTCCTGTATCCGCGCGACAGCCTGCTCGAACTGGTGCTCGATTTGAGCCCTTGCGGCGGCCCCTTGCTCAAGGCGCAGGGGCGGGTGGCCTGGGTCAATCATCCCGAATGGGTGAACAAGCCGCTGTTTCCTTTCGGCATGGGCCTGGAGCTGATCGATCTGCCCCTGGGCGAGTTGGAGCTTCTCGAAGTCCTGGTGTCTCGTCGGATCGACGAGGAATCCGTCTGA